The genome window AGAGTAAATTAACGTTTTCATTAATCTAAGAATTTTCCGAAGATCATAagatttttgatattacaacATAGCTATGTTAATTCCCATGTCATATTACGTATAGCACAGACATATGTTTACttatacattacaaaatattaaatagtgcGAACTAACGTATTTACCGACTAAGAAACATGAAACTCGAGTCCCCGTATTGGCTGACCTTTGTCTTTATAAAGATATATGACTTATGAAATTGTGATTTTTGTATGCGACGGAGTAACTATAAATTGTCATCAATATTATCTGTTATCATCTGTGCATATGCACTTAaagatttctattttattaaaaattttattaagtattcaaatttttcaatttgatgAAGATTTTGACAGAAATTATCgtaataattaatagcctttaaattcaaattcactaatacttattaattagTTGGACCGCCAAGTTAATGAATGCAAATAtaagttaacattttactCATTTTATAAAGTGAACAATTCTTGACCTCACTGACCTTCGATATATCGAAAACTACTCAAACGATATAGATTTATGTAGggtttttctaattaaaattactatctTAAGGTTTATTATCACGTTTTAATTACAGGTTTACGCTAAAACTGATTTAACAAGCAAACCGCAACATGGAATATCAGCGTTTTTGGTCGAAAAAAATTTCCCCGGTTTCTCTACTGCTCAGAAACTCGACAAACTCGGAATGAGAGGTTCCAATACAGGCGAACTGGTATTTGAAGATTGTAAGGTACCATAATAtcctattttaatatgaactCTCCATGTCACTTGTCATTCTTTTCTCTTCAAAACATTGTCATCTGTGGACCTAGCATAATATTTGCAAGAAGCTCCTTCGTATCGcccgctgcacaaattttgataaatttattgtcgaagacgatacgatggcgcttgtcacaaatattagtGCTAGACTCAATGATGTCTTGGTGTTAATAActccttaatttttaagtttctcTTTACAAACTCTGTCTCTATCATATTCGTTTGTCACCGCacatttctatattaaaattatacgcaTTTCAGACGCATTTTCTCTTTTCATTCTTTTCTTCAACTATACATTAAATGTATAGAAACGTAGCATAGAATGTTaaactattttcaaataattgaaagaaattaaatatttttaggtgCCAGCAGCTAATCTATTGGGCGAAGAGAACAAAGGTGTGTACGTGTTGATGTCGGGGTTGGATCTGGAGCGCCTCGTGCTAGCCGCGGGCCCCGTCGGCCTCATGCAAGCCGCCATTGACACCGCTTTCTCATACGCTCATACTAGGAAACAGTTCGGAAAGAATATTGGGGAATTCCAGTTATTACAGGTAACATGGATTCTTGCATCCCTAATACATTACAGATCAGATCAAGAGACATAAAATCTGTGTTCCATAAATCTAATGCTATAACGTAAAAAATCGATATTGACAAAAGTCATAGTGGTGATCTAATAATGTGGAAATTCTCACTTCTTATAAATGCAACcaataaataagttacaaaATTCGCGCAATGTTGTAGACTAACAAATGAAGTGACCAGTGTTACGGTCCCTTACCCCTTCCCTCGCATCCCCTTATGGCTCCCTACAACGAAAATTGTGTACTGCACAGCAACCTgtgatatttgaaaaatacgaAACCCATTTCAGTATATAACTTTTGCATGACATAGGGTAAAATGGCGGACATGTACACGACATTGAGCGCCAGCCGGAGCTACTTATACAGCGTGGCGCGGGCGTGCGACGCGGGACACGTCAACAGCAAGGACTGCGCGGGCGTCATATTGTACTGCGCGGAGCGAGCCACGCAACTCGCACTAGATGCCATACAAATATTAGGTAATCTCTTAAGCTATGCCCGTACAGATTACAAATTAGGACTATTCTTGTAGTGTGCCTAGTCGTAATAAAACCACattataataagaataaatttgGTATCAGTCTATCATATGGCTGACCTTATTTTAGCTACATGATGGAGATGACCTGTAAATTTGATcgaattaaactaaaaagagTAGATGAGGTGAAGACGGAAAAAGGGCGAATTGTACGATGTAAACGGGACACAGTTTACGAATGTCGTGAactttatgaattaaaaacaaatcatctGTGCTATATCTGTAACAGATGAGAcgcagtttatttttattaggatTCACTTTGTAACTTTGTgatattatattgatttttcaGGAGGCAATGGTTATATCAACGATTATCCAACGGGAAGAATACTTAGGGATgctaaattatatgaaataggCGCTGGCACATCTGAAGTGAGAAGAATGCTTATAGGAAGAGCATTGAACGgggaatacaaataaataatgattatatgtttatacaaaataatatagtttttttaatgtctcaACAAAAAACTGCGTTGCTACTCTAATTAgag of Papilio machaon chromosome 6, ilPapMach1.1, whole genome shotgun sequence contains these proteins:
- the LOC106715994 gene encoding isovaleryl-CoA dehydrogenase, mitochondrial, whose translation is MAVRVLCGKIVRRCVSAGTNNGRCMSHYPIDEHIFGLSSEQQQLRQLIFDFAQKELAPKAADIDKTNNFTELREFWKKLGNLGVLGITASPEYGGTGGKYLDHCVIMEELSRASGAIALSYGAHSNLCINQINRNGTHEQKAKYLPKLCSGEHMGALAMSEPGAGSDVVSMKLRAEKKGDYYVLNGNKFWITNGPDADVLVVYAKTDLTSKPQHGISAFLVEKNFPGFSTAQKLDKLGMRGSNTGELVFEDCKVPAANLLGEENKGVYVLMSGLDLERLVLAAGPVGLMQAAIDTAFSYAHTRKQFGKNIGEFQLLQGKMADMYTTLSASRSYLYSVARACDAGHVNSKDCAGVILYCAERATQLALDAIQILGGNGYINDYPTGRILRDAKLYEIGAGTSEVRRMLIGRALNGEYK